TACAATATGCCCCGGATGAAAAGCGATCTGTTCTGTTTCGGCAAAGAAATTATCCGGATTTTTGTTCAGTACTATTCTTCCCACAATCGTTACGGGAACAATTTCTTCCGGAACAATCTTGGTTGGATCCAATAAATCAAAATCGTATTTGTGTTCGTCTTTGTCTGGGATTATCTGCACGCCTAATTCCCATTCCGGGAAATTCCCCATTTCTATGGCTTCCCATAAATCTTCTCTGTGAAAATCAGGATTTTTTCCTGAAATTTTCTGAGCTTCATCCCAGGCAACGCCATGTGTTCCTAATTTGGGTTTCCAGTGAAATTTTACAAAAACCGATTGTTCCTCGGCATTTACGAATCTAAAGGTATGTACTCCAAATCCTTCCATCATTCTGTAACTTCTGGGAATAGCACGATCAGACATTACCCACATAATCATGTGCATAGATTCCGGCATCAGCGAAATAAAATCCCAAAAGGTATCGTGTGCAGAGGCGGCCTGAGGCATTTCGTTGTGGGGTTCCGGTTTTACGGCGTGTACCAGATCCGGAAACTTTGAAGCATCCTGTATAAAGAATACCGGAATATTATTGGCAACGAGGTCGTAAATTCCTTCCTGAGTGTAGAATTTAACAGCAAATCCTCTCGCATCGCGGGCAAGATCTGTAGAACCTCTTGATCCGGCCACGGTAGAAAATCTTGCAAATACGGGTGTTTTTTGCCCTTTTTCCTGCAAGAATCCTGCTTTGGTCAATTCAGGAATCGGGTTAGTAACTTCAAAAAAACCGTGAGCGCCTGAACCTCTGGCATGAACGATTCTTTCAGGAATTCTCTCGTGGTCAAAATGTGTTATTTTTTCTCTAAGAATGAAATCTTCTAACAGGGAAGGACCTCTTTCTCCGGCTTTCAGCGAATTGTTATCATCATTAATTCGGACACCCTGATCTGTAGTCAGGAATTTATTTGTGCCGTCCGATTTGTTAATTGATAAATCACGTTGTTTTTCGTCTTGAAAATTTTTCATAAAATATCTTATTAGTTAAATGCTCTTTGAAATTTTATGGATGTTTACTTGCAGATTTATAGTGAGTTACAAGTTTGTAAATATCCAGTTTATCAAAGTTAACTGATAAGATTATGATGTGTTTATAAAATTAGAATTGTAAATTCTACAATTGCCATAAGTAAAATAAGACGAAAAACAAGCTGCGAAATATTCTTAAATCCAGTCATCTCCAACTTTATAATCGTCCGGAAGATAGGTAAGATACTGGACCATTCTTGGGTTTTCTCCCCGGTTTGGAGTAGCGCAATGCGGGAGTCTGCTGTCCCAGATTATAAAATCGCCCGCATTTCCGGTTATAGGCTTTGGTGTTAAGGTCTGGAGGGCTTTTTCCCTCGGATTTTCGCCGGGTTTTAATTCGTCGAGCCACTGATCGATTTGGTTATGAAAACCCGGTACGCAATGAAAAGCACCATCATTTGAACCGCAGTCTGTCAAATAAAAGAGTCCTTGTAAATTATGACTGAACGGACGCTTTAAATTGGTATCCCAATGCAGTCCGCTTCCTAAAAAAACAAATTGTTCATTTTCAGGCGGATTAAAACTAACCTTATCAATGACTTTATAAATTTTAGTGGTTTTATACAGCTGTTCGTATGCTTTTTTTACCCTTGGTGATAATCGGTTTTTGTTTAAGGTTTCATGATCAGAAAAATTAAGCATTAAACCCTTTTGGTTTTTATGGCGTTTATACCAGTTTTCTCTGCTGCCTGGATCTATTTCTAAATAATCCCAGATTGCCTGCTGTGTGTTTCGGCAATCTTCTTTAGAAATGGCTTCTTTAACGATAACATACCCGTTTTCATTCCAGAATTTAAGATCTTCTTCTGAAAGAACATTCTCTGTCAAATCTTCACTTTCAGTATTTACGGTTCGCTGCCTTTTAGTTATCCATGTTTTGAAAGTCTCAAATTCGGGTCTTTCATGAAATAAATACTGCAGAGTGTCTTCCATGCCAATTCCGAGCTGGTATAACGTTTTTACTTCGTTATCCCAATTATTTGAAACGTTTTTAGAAATGTCTTCTGACGGATGTACAGAACGTTTCCATAATCCTTCGAGTATTGTCCAGGGCATATTTTTCAGGGTTTAAGATTAAACAGAAGGTTTCAAAAATAAAGTTTTTAAAGTTTTCTCTTTAAAGTAGAAATACCTGTTATTTCTTTTTTTACAATTTTTCTGATTTTATTCAGGCTATTTGACTGATCCTGAATTTAGTTTTGTATTTTGGTCTTGGTTAATATGGATCGATCCGGTGAAATGAAAAACACGTATTGAAAAACAGTTCCGCTGGAACGGTTCATATAAAACGCAATTCCAAGTTGACAACATTTTTTACAAATATTTTTTAAACATTAATTAAACTTATACATAAAAAACGATGCCCCAAAATCCTTCCCCCGAAGATGTAAAGAAAGTTTTTGATCTCTATTTTAATGCTGATATCAACATTTGGAAAGGATTCTCGGAAAAAATTAAAGTACGGAATTTCCAAAAATCAGAAATTATAAAAGAATACAATGAGATCGAAAAGTACCTTAATATTATCATTAAAGGTTCTGCCGGATTATTTGTATGGGGCGGTGACAGGGATATTTGCATTAATCTGCTTTACGAAAACAGTTTTTTGAGTGATTATCTTTCTTTCCTGAACCAAAAACCGACAGTTATGAAAGCCGAAGCTCTGGAAGATGTTACTTTATGGTCTATCAGTTACAATGATTTAAATGAGCTTTACGGTCGTTCTGAAACAGGGCTGCGGATTGGTAAGGCCATTTCGGAAATGCTGTATATCCGAAAGCAGGAAGAACAAATCAGCCTTTTAACACTGACGCCGCAGGAACGTTATTTAAAACTTATCGAATCGCGTCCTGCTATAGTACAAAGAACTTCTTTAAAAATTATCGCTTCTTATCTTGGACTTACTGCAGAAAGTTTAAGCCGTATCCGTAAGAGGGTGATGGAAAAATAATAGAAAAAATATTATAAAAGTAATTTCTTACCCAAAGTCAATTTTATTTCAGTCCGGGGTTAGTAAGTTTGTCTAGCTAATCAAAAACAAATACGAATCAAATCCCACAATTATGAAAAGTAAAATTAACTTTAAAGCCATTGCAGTTTATTATATAATAGCGCTTATATGCAGATATTTAGCCGTTAAAACAAATCTTTTGGCCGGAATCGAAAACGGGTATATTGTTATTCTGCTTCGCGGAGTTGGACCGGCTTTGGGCGCTTTTGCTGCGATCAAAATATTTTCGATTAAAAACGGAATGTCATTAAAAGGATTTTACAAAAATACCCTGATTCCGTTTGCGGTATACTGGCTTCTTCCTGCATTTTTGATCGCCGGAGTATATTACTTTACAGCGGGTAAATTTCCTGTTTTATTAATGTTTACCGTTTTAGTTTACGGACTTTTAGAAGAAATAGGGTGGCGAGGTTTTCTTCAGGAAGAACTAAAATCGCTGCCGGTTTTTACATCAACTTTAATTATTGGTTTAATGTGGTTTTTGTGGCACTTAAATATAGATATGACGACAAGCAATATGGTTTTCCTTGGTATTATCTTTTTTGGAACCTGGGGAATCGGGAAAATATATTCGAAAACAGCTTCGCTTCTGGCTGTTGCAGGCGTACATTCGCTGAATAACTTTTTTAGAGAAGGACTGCATGATACAGAACTTATCCTGATTGTAGTTTTACTGGTAATCTGGATTGCTTTTGTTATTTTTTATGACAGAAAAAAGAAAACTGTTTTAGCTCAGGAAGCCGTATGATTTTAGCCATTTTTTATTTTTTAACAGGATTAATAACGATGCTGTTCGGGAATTAAATTTTTCTCTTTCAGTTTACTGATGATAGTTATTATTTTTTCAGATACAGGAATATCGCCGATTAATTCCAAAACGGGTGAATCTGTTTTTTCCAGCCACGATTTATGCGCGTTTAAAGTTCTGTTGGCAATTCCTGTATCAAAATCATAATCGTGAGCCCATTTTACAAATTCCTCATATTTTTCTTTTCTCAAAGAATCGGTATAAATCAGGTCTCCGTAACGTTCCAGTTCACGATTTTTAAGACGTTGCATTCTAATTTCATTCGGGAGATGGAGAAAGACTATTAAATCGAAAACCGGAAAAATATTTTCTCCCCAATGAATGATTGAACCGCCCAGAATAAAATTTTTACTCTCGTTTAATGCTTTAGAAATACGGGTATTCCTTTCTTCGGGATTTCTTTTTATAGTAAATGGCGGCTCTGTTTCTTCCCAGAAATAAGCATCACTGTCAAAATAGTCAAGGTTTAGTTTTTCTGCCAATGCTTCTCCTAAAGTAGTAACACCGCTTGCTGATGCGCCAAAAATATGCAGTTTCATAAAAAGAATAATTTACTGATAATGAATTGAGAATAGAATATGAGCAAAGATATTAATTATCATTTCAGGATTCTGTTTTGATTTTTTATGACTGAGGTTTGAAAAAAGGAGTTTTATTTTTAATTTTAAAATTCTAATATTTAAACAATTCAAAATGCCCTGGAATCCTGACATCTATAATAAGTTTAAAAATATTCGTTTTCAGCCTTTTTACGATCTTATTGATTTAATCGAAGACAATGGCAAAATGCAGAGCATAGATTTAGGATGCGGTACAGGCGAACAGACGTACATTCTTTCTGAGAAATTTGAGTCGGCGCAGTTTATCGGAATTGATTCTTCAGAAGAAATGCTGGCAAAATCACAATCACTTAAAAATGAACGTTTAGATTTTAAACAGGGAACGACAGAAGATATTATAGCTTCCGGGCAAAAATGGGATTTGATTTTTAGCAATGCCGCTTTGCAATGGTCAGATGATCATCACAAATTATTTTCTTCGCTTATAAATCTGGTGAATGAAAACGGACAGTTTGCGGTTCAGATGCCTGTTCAGGCCGAAAATATTCTAAACAAAATTTTACTCGATTTGGTTCAGGAAGAACCGTATAAAAGTCAGTTAAAAAACTGGAAAAGAGAATCTCCATTGTTGAGTATAGACGAGTACGCCCAGATTTTATTTGACAGCGGACTCGAAAATATCCAGATCATGCAGAAAGTGTATCCTATTATTGCCGATGATGCACAGCAGCTGCTTGATTTTATATCAGGTTCGGCTTTGATTCCGTATATCGAAAGACTCACAATCGAACAACAGCAGCCTTTTATCAGCGAGTACAAAAAACGTATCGAAAAAGCTTTCCCGAAATTCCCGGCGATTTATGCTTTTAAACGATTATTGTTGTACGGAAAGAAAAAATAGACGTTTTATTTTTCGAGTATTTCTTCGATGATTATTTTCTGTACTTCGGCTGGTTTTTCTGTAAGTACAGAATGTCCTGCGTCTTTAAATGAAAACAACTTCTTTTTAGGAGCTTTTATAACCTCAAAATATTGTTTTGCAATGCCAAAGTTGGTCTGTAGATCTTTTTCTCCCAAGAAGAAATAAACCGGACATTTGAGCTGAGGCAGTTCGGTAATAAGATTTTGCCGAATGGCTTTATTCCATGTTGGCAGCCAGATATCCGACCATGATTTTAGATATTCCTTTAAAGCCGTTGTATCTTGTGGAGAAAAAGGATGTCCATCATAATCAAACATCCATTTTCTGGAATAGTAGATCTGCTGCGAATCTCCAAACGGAATTTTTATTGTTTTCAGTTCTTTCAGCGCTTGTACATTATTTTTTTCTTTGGCGTTAATTTCTAGTTTATCCAGCAGTAATTGTTCGCTTTTGGTTTGATTTATCATAGGGCTGAAAGCAAGATAAGCGTACAAAAGTTCAGGATGTCTGGCGGCCATTTTGAAACCCAGAACTGTTCCCCAGGATTCTCCCACGAGATACAGTTTCTTTTTATTAAATTTTTTTAAAAGCTGTGTAATTACTTCATGAGTATCATTTACCATTAAATCTAGCGTAATGGGAACCGAAGTCTTGTTTAAAGCCAGTGTTTTACCGCTTTCACGCTGATCCCACTGAATTACCATAAAATGCTGCTGGAGCATATTACTGAATGTTTCTGCCTGTTTCATTCTGGAACTGCCCGGACCGCCGTGCAGAAACAAAATCAACGGAGCATCTTTAAGACCCTTATACGAAACGGCCTGTTTTATTTTTCCAATTGTTAATGTATCCAGAGTTTGGGCTTGTGTAAACGTAACACCTGCTGAGAAAGCGAGGCAGAAAGCAATAAAACGAAATTGGTTTTTCATATAAGAGGCTTTAAATCAGTTTTATAAATGCTAATTTATAAAAAAAGTCTTATGATGAACGTACCTTTGTATTAATTTATTGATAGTTTTAGTGCGTTATGCTTTTTATCCTAAGGATATATCATAAGAAACATAAAAGCAAATAAGTTAACCAGCAGGACAACCCCGTAAACAATATTCGATTTTCCTTTGCTTAAAGACAGCATTACCGTAAAAACCGAAAGCGCCAGCAGTACAATCGATTTTATATCGAGTCCGAGGATAATAGGCATATCCATAATAATACAAACCACGGCCACACTCGGAATCGTAAGTCCAATACTTGCAAGAGCTGAACCCAACGCTAAATTAAGACTCGTCTGAAGTCTGTTTTTTCTTGCCGCTATAATGGCCGCTATGGCTTCGGGCAGTAAAATAATCATGGCTATAATAACCCCAACGAGACTTTTAGGCAGGTGATAACTTATAATAATACTTTCGATTGCAGGAGATAATGTTTTGGCCAGCAAGACTACAATTCCTAAACTGACTAATAAAAATACCAGACTGACAGCGAAGACTTTATTTGAAATTTCAACCGGTTCGGTTTTTTCACTATCAGCAGTTCCGGTAAGGAAATACTGTCGGTAGCCTTTTGTTTGTGCAAACAAAAACGAAGAATAAATAACAATACAGGCAATAGAAGCAAAAATAAGCTGAGGCATGGAATAATATGAACCGTGAACACTTTCGGTAAAAGTGGGAAATACCAGTGTAAATACGATAATCGAAACCAGCGAAACCAGGCCGATTGTTACGGAATTTGTTGAGAAATTAGGTTCGTAATGTCTTAGACTGCCAATTAAAAGGCACAAACCAATAATTCCGTTCAGGATAAGCATGGTTGCGGCGTAAACGGTGTCTCTTGCTAATGAAGCGGCTTCAGAACCTTCAGAAATCATCAGCGAGATAATAATAGAAACTTCAATAACAGTTATAGATATAGCAAGAATAATAGTTCCATATGGCTCTCCAACACGTTCGGCAATAATTTCAGAATGATGTACGGCCGACATTACGCTTAGTATCAACAGTACGCTGGCCAGAATCTGGAAAATACTGCTGTTGTCGACAAGTCCGCTGAAAAAGAGAATCCACGATAATACCGGAATAATAACTGACCATTGAAGTAATTGTTTCATATAGTGTTTTTTAATAGGCTGAATAAATTTGTTCTATTGTCGTACTGCACGATTTTTTTAGAATCCGTAATATAGCGATTTTATGGCGATAAACCTTGTCAATTTGGAACATAAAGCGAATTCTAATGGAATTTTAATGTTAGAATTGCATAAAAGAAATACGATAGTCTGTTTTTTTCGTTATCTGATTTATGTAAATTAGCATAAGACAAACCTGACTGAAAAGAAATAATGAAAAGAGTAATTTTAAATCTTGCCGTAACGCTTGATGGTTTTATTGAAGGTACAAACGGAGAAGTAGATTG
This portion of the Flavobacterium gelatinilyticum genome encodes:
- a CDS encoding phytanoyl-CoA dioxygenase family protein, with amino-acid sequence MPWTILEGLWKRSVHPSEDISKNVSNNWDNEVKTLYQLGIGMEDTLQYLFHERPEFETFKTWITKRQRTVNTESEDLTENVLSEEDLKFWNENGYVIVKEAISKEDCRNTQQAIWDYLEIDPGSRENWYKRHKNQKGLMLNFSDHETLNKNRLSPRVKKAYEQLYKTTKIYKVIDKVSFNPPENEQFVFLGSGLHWDTNLKRPFSHNLQGLFYLTDCGSNDGAFHCVPGFHNQIDQWLDELKPGENPREKALQTLTPKPITGNAGDFIIWDSRLPHCATPNRGENPRMVQYLTYLPDDYKVGDDWI
- a CDS encoding Crp/Fnr family transcriptional regulator codes for the protein MPQNPSPEDVKKVFDLYFNADINIWKGFSEKIKVRNFQKSEIIKEYNEIEKYLNIIIKGSAGLFVWGGDRDICINLLYENSFLSDYLSFLNQKPTVMKAEALEDVTLWSISYNDLNELYGRSETGLRIGKAISEMLYIRKQEEQISLLTLTPQERYLKLIESRPAIVQRTSLKIIASYLGLTAESLSRIRKRVMEK
- a CDS encoding CPBP family intramembrane glutamic endopeptidase; the protein is MKSKINFKAIAVYYIIALICRYLAVKTNLLAGIENGYIVILLRGVGPALGAFAAIKIFSIKNGMSLKGFYKNTLIPFAVYWLLPAFLIAGVYYFTAGKFPVLLMFTVLVYGLLEEIGWRGFLQEELKSLPVFTSTLIIGLMWFLWHLNIDMTTSNMVFLGIIFFGTWGIGKIYSKTASLLAVAGVHSLNNFFREGLHDTELILIVVLLVIWIAFVIFYDRKKKTVLAQEAV
- a CDS encoding shikimate kinase, with product MKLHIFGASASGVTTLGEALAEKLNLDYFDSDAYFWEETEPPFTIKRNPEERNTRISKALNESKNFILGGSIIHWGENIFPVFDLIVFLHLPNEIRMQRLKNRELERYGDLIYTDSLRKEKYEEFVKWAHDYDFDTGIANRTLNAHKSWLEKTDSPVLELIGDIPVSEKIITIISKLKEKNLIPEQHRY
- a CDS encoding methyltransferase domain-containing protein, translated to MPWNPDIYNKFKNIRFQPFYDLIDLIEDNGKMQSIDLGCGTGEQTYILSEKFESAQFIGIDSSEEMLAKSQSLKNERLDFKQGTTEDIIASGQKWDLIFSNAALQWSDDHHKLFSSLINLVNENGQFAVQMPVQAENILNKILLDLVQEEPYKSQLKNWKRESPLLSIDEYAQILFDSGLENIQIMQKVYPIIADDAQQLLDFISGSALIPYIERLTIEQQQPFISEYKKRIEKAFPKFPAIYAFKRLLLYGKKK
- a CDS encoding alpha/beta fold hydrolase — encoded protein: MKNQFRFIAFCLAFSAGVTFTQAQTLDTLTIGKIKQAVSYKGLKDAPLILFLHGGPGSSRMKQAETFSNMLQQHFMVIQWDQRESGKTLALNKTSVPITLDLMVNDTHEVITQLLKKFNKKKLYLVGESWGTVLGFKMAARHPELLYAYLAFSPMINQTKSEQLLLDKLEINAKEKNNVQALKELKTIKIPFGDSQQIYYSRKWMFDYDGHPFSPQDTTALKEYLKSWSDIWLPTWNKAIRQNLITELPQLKCPVYFFLGEKDLQTNFGIAKQYFEVIKAPKKKLFSFKDAGHSVLTEKPAEVQKIIIEEILEK
- a CDS encoding calcium:proton antiporter, which produces MKQLLQWSVIIPVLSWILFFSGLVDNSSIFQILASVLLILSVMSAVHHSEIIAERVGEPYGTIILAISITVIEVSIIISLMISEGSEAASLARDTVYAATMLILNGIIGLCLLIGSLRHYEPNFSTNSVTIGLVSLVSIIVFTLVFPTFTESVHGSYYSMPQLIFASIACIVIYSSFLFAQTKGYRQYFLTGTADSEKTEPVEISNKVFAVSLVFLLVSLGIVVLLAKTLSPAIESIIISYHLPKSLVGVIIAMIILLPEAIAAIIAARKNRLQTSLNLALGSALASIGLTIPSVAVVCIIMDMPIILGLDIKSIVLLALSVFTVMLSLSKGKSNIVYGVVLLVNLFAFMFLMIYP